The Myotis daubentonii chromosome 19, mMyoDau2.1, whole genome shotgun sequence genome window below encodes:
- the LOC132221646 gene encoding olfactory receptor 8B12-like, whose protein sequence is MAADNASSVTEFILSGLTDQPGLQLPLFFLFLGFYMVTVVGNLGMITLIGLNSHLHIPMYFFLFNLSFIDLSFSTTIIPKMLTSFVSKKNIISYAGCVTQLFFFCFFVFSESFILSAMAYDRYVAICKPLLYTVTMSPQVCLSLLLGVYGMGIWGAVAHTGNIMFLTFCADNLVNHYMCDIIPFLELACNSSYINLLVVFVVVAVGIGLPIATIFISYGFILSSIFHISSIEGRSKAFSTCSSHIIAVSLFFGSGAFMYLKPPSVLPLDQGKVSSLFYTIVVPMLNPLIYSLRNKDVKFALKKSLDRITFFWKRKQNG, encoded by the coding sequence ATGGCCGCAGATAACGCCTCCTCGGTGACAGAGTTTATCCTCTCGGGCTTGACAGACCAGCCAGGACTCCAGCTGCCCCTCTTCTTCCTGTTTCTAGGTTTTTACATGGTCACTGTGGTGGGGAACCTGGGCATGATCACGTTGATTGGGCTGAACTCTCACCTTCACATTCCCATGTATTTTTTCCTCTTCAACTTGTCCTTCATAGATTTGAGTTTCTCGACTACCATCATCCCCAAAATGCTGACCAGTTTTGTCTCCAAGAAGAACATCATCTCCTATGCAGGATGTGTGACTcagttatttttcttctgtttctttgtgttttccgAATCCTTCATCCTGTCAGCCATGGCATATGACCGCTATGTTGCCATCTGCAAGCCATTGTTGTACACTGTCACCATGTCTCCGCAGGTGTGTTTATCTCTTTTGCTGGGTGTCTATGGGATGGGGATTTGGGGGGCTGTCGCTCATACAGGAAATATAATGTTTCTGACCTTTTGTGCTGACAACCTTGTCAATCATTATATGTGTGACATCATTCCTTTCCTGGAGCTGGCCTGCAACAGCTCTTACATCAATTTGCTGGTGGTCTTTGTTGTTGTGGCCGTTGGCATTGGGCTGCCTATTGCTACCATTTTTATCTCTTATGGCTTCATTCTTTCCAGCATTTTCCACATTAGCTCCATTGAAGGCAGGTCCAAAGCCTTTAGTACCTGCAGCTCCCACATAATTgcagtttctcttttctttggttCAGGAGCTTTCATGTATCTCAAACCACCTTCTGTTTTACCCCTGGACCAAGGGAAAGTGTCTTCTCTGTTCTACACCATTGTGGTGCCCATGTTGAACCCCTTAATCTACAGCCTGAGGAATAAGGATGTCAAATTTGCCCTGAAGAAATCCTTGGACAGAATTACTTTCTtttggaaaaggaaacaaaatggaTGA
- the LOC132221740 gene encoding olfactory receptor 8B12-like, which translates to MAADNASSVTEFILSGLTDQPGLQLPLFFLFLGFYMVTVVGNLGMITLIGLNSHLHIPMYFFLFNLSFIDLSFSTTVTPKMLTSFVSKKNIISYAGCVTQFFFFCFFVFSESFILSAMAYDRYVAICKPLLYTVTMSPQVCLSLLLGVYGMGIWGAVTHIGNIMFLTFCADNLVNHYMCDIIPFLELACNSSYINLLVVFVVVTVGIGVPITTIFISYGFILSSIFHISSIEGRSKAFSTCSSHIIAVSLFFGSGAFMYLKPPSVLPLDQGKVSSLFYTIVVPMLNPLIYSLRNKDVKLALKKSLDRITFL; encoded by the coding sequence ATGGCCGCAGATAACGCCTCCTCGGTGACAGAGTTTATCCTCTCGGGCTTGACAGACCAGCCAGGACTCCAGCTGCCCCTCTTCTTCCTGTTTCTAGGTTTTTACATGGTCACTGTGGTGGGGAACCTGGGCATGATCACGTTGATTGGGCTGAACTCTCACCTTCACATTCCCATGTATTTTTTCCTCTTCAACTTGTCCTTCATAGATTTGAGTTTCTCGACTACCGTCACCCCCAAAATGCTGACCAGTTTTGTCTCCAAGAAGAACATCATCTCCTATGCAGGATGTGTGACtcagttctttttcttctgtttctttgtgttttccgAATCCTTCATCCTGTCAGCCATGGCATATGACCGCTATGTTGCCATCTGCAAGCCATTGTTGTACACTGTCACCATGTCTCCGCAGGTGTGTTTATCTCTTTTGCTGGGTGTCTATGGGATGGGGATTTGGGGGGCTGTCACTCATATAGGAAATATAATGTTTCTGACCTTTTGTGCTGACAACCTTGTCAATCATTATATGTGTGACATCATTCCTTTCCTGGAGCTGGCCTGCAACAGCTCTTACATCAATTTGCTGGTGGTCTTTGTTGTTGTGACAGTTGGCATTGGGGTGCCCATTACTACCATTTTTATCTCTTACGGCTTCATTCTTTCCAGCATTTTCCACATTAGCTCCATTGAAGGCAGGTCCAAAGCCTTCAGTACCTGCAGCTCCCACATAATTgcagtttctcttttctttggttCAGGAGCTTTCATGTATCTCAAACCGCCTTCTGTTTTGCCCCTGGACCAGGGGAAAGTGTCTTCTCTGTTCTACACCATTGTGGTGCCCATGTTGAACCCCTTAATCTACAGCCTGAGGAATAAGGATGTCAAATTAGCCCTGAAGAAATCCTTGGACAGAATAACTTTCCTTTAG